The Antarcticibacterium sp. 1MA-6-2 genome has a window encoding:
- a CDS encoding OmpA family protein, translated as MKHLSRLLLASLFVLGFSTTQAQDENNPWAIEIGVNAVDLYPTGEDAPSGGMFDEYFNVGDHWNILPAVSRLGVSRYIGGGLVFEAAGSVNQISKYGDDTVDDLSYYALDGALKYSLRALLNDGWLDPHLGVGGGYTWLDEQGAGTLNGTAGLSFWFSDNVALNIQSTYKHAFKDEAAPHFQHAAGIKFIFGGKDSDGDGVYDKDDECPEVAGLEEFNGCPDSDGDGIEDRRDACPDTAGLAQFDGCPDTDGDGIPDPQDECPTVAGTAEMNGCPDADGDGVADQNDECPDEAGPAENNGCPYEDRDGDGVLDKDDECPDTAGTAANNGCPEPTAEAISELNEYSKTVLFDLNKATIRSESEDALRSIAEIMEEYSNTVFHIEGHTDSTGSDQYNLQLSKERAASVREWLVSNGVPANRLTSEGYGETQPIASNNTASGRQDNRRVEISLDKDKEMRDSNETPTDTTGTGNNK; from the coding sequence ATGAAACATCTTAGCAGACTTTTATTAGCTTCATTGTTTGTGTTGGGGTTTTCCACAACTCAGGCACAAGATGAAAATAATCCGTGGGCCATTGAAATTGGCGTAAATGCGGTTGACCTTTATCCAACAGGAGAAGATGCTCCATCCGGAGGAATGTTTGACGAATATTTCAATGTTGGAGATCACTGGAACATCCTTCCAGCAGTTTCCCGGTTAGGTGTAAGTCGTTATATAGGTGGTGGATTGGTTTTTGAAGCCGCAGGATCTGTCAATCAAATCTCAAAATACGGTGATGATACTGTAGATGATCTTTCATATTATGCTTTAGACGGAGCATTAAAGTACAGCTTAAGAGCCTTACTTAATGATGGATGGTTGGACCCACATCTTGGAGTTGGTGGAGGTTACACCTGGCTAGATGAGCAAGGTGCAGGTACACTAAATGGTACTGCAGGATTAAGCTTCTGGTTTTCAGACAATGTTGCCTTAAATATCCAGTCTACTTACAAGCATGCTTTTAAAGATGAAGCAGCTCCACATTTCCAACACGCAGCAGGAATTAAATTTATTTTTGGTGGAAAGGATTCTGACGGAGATGGCGTATATGACAAAGATGACGAATGTCCTGAAGTTGCCGGACTTGAAGAATTTAATGGTTGTCCAGATTCAGATGGGGATGGTATAGAAGATAGAAGAGATGCCTGTCCTGATACTGCTGGTTTGGCACAATTTGACGGATGTCCTGATACCGATGGTGATGGAATCCCTGATCCTCAGGACGAATGTCCTACTGTAGCAGGTACAGCCGAAATGAATGGTTGTCCAGATGCTGATGGTGATGGTGTTGCAGATCAAAATGATGAATGTCCTGATGAAGCAGGTCCTGCTGAAAACAACGGATGTCCTTACGAAGATCGTGATGGTGACGGAGTTTTGGATAAAGATGATGAATGTCCAGATACTGCAGGTACTGCAGCAAATAATGGATGTCCTGAACCAACAGCTGAAGCTATTTCTGAACTAAATGAGTATTCTAAAACAGTATTGTTTGACTTAAACAAAGCAACAATACGTTCTGAGTCTGAAGATGCTCTTAGAAGTATTGCTGAAATAATGGAAGAATATTCAAATACAGTATTCCATATTGAAGGACATACAGATAGTACAGGTAGTGACCAATACAACCTGCAATTGTCTAAAGAGCGTGCTGCTTCTGTAAGAGAGTGGTTAGTAAGTAATGGAGTTCCTGCTAACAGATTAACTTCTGAAGGTTATGGTGAAACTCAGCCTATCGCTTCTAATAACACTGCTTCTGGAAGACAGGATAATAGACGTGTAGAGATTTCTTTAGATAAAGACAAAGAAATGAGAGATTCTAACGAAACTCCAACCGACACAACAGGAACAGGTAATAATAAGTAA
- a CDS encoding PD-(D/E)XK nuclease family protein, producing the protein MDITDKQELELEISRIISHPDLADYFSADAVVYRERDIISPEGEILRPDRLNFINDRVTIIDYKTGKLQPGHKQQMEVYASILEKMDFIVENKILIYINDDVNIIFV; encoded by the coding sequence TTGGATATAACTGATAAACAGGAACTGGAACTGGAAATCTCCCGCATAATCTCGCATCCGGATCTTGCCGATTACTTTTCTGCTGATGCCGTGGTATACAGGGAACGGGATATAATTAGTCCTGAAGGCGAAATCTTAAGACCGGATAGGCTAAATTTTATAAACGACAGGGTTACCATCATTGATTATAAAACCGGAAAATTACAACCCGGTCATAAGCAACAAATGGAGGTCTATGCATCTATTCTTGAAAAGATGGATTTTATAGTAGAAAATAAAATACTCATTTATATTAATGACGATGTGAATATCATATTTGTTTAA
- the kbl gene encoding glycine C-acetyltransferase, which produces MYGEIKEHLQKEIEQIKENGLYKKERIITSPQGAVIKISTGQEVINFCANNYLGLSSHPEVVQAAKDTMDTHGFGMSSVRFICGTQDIHKDLEKKIAEFYGTEDTILYAAAFDANGGVFEPLFSAEDAIISDSLNHASIIDGVRLCKAARYRFENGNMEDLENQLKAADEKGARFKIIVTDGVFSMDGLLAPLDKICDLADKYNSMVMIDECHATGFIGKNGIGTPEAKGVIGRVDIITGTLGKALGGAMGGYTTGKKEIIDLLRQRSRPYLFSNSLAPAIVGASIKVFDMLKNDTSLRDKLEQNTKYFKKEMKAAGFDIIDGDSAIVPVMLYDAQLSQDMADRLLEEGIYVIGFFYPVVPKDKARIRVQLSAAHEKEHLDKAVAAFKKVGRELNVLTN; this is translated from the coding sequence ATGTACGGAGAAATAAAAGAACACTTACAAAAGGAAATTGAACAAATAAAAGAAAATGGTCTCTATAAAAAGGAGCGAATAATAACTTCTCCACAGGGAGCAGTTATAAAAATTTCCACGGGACAGGAAGTAATTAACTTTTGCGCCAATAATTATTTGGGACTGTCTTCACATCCGGAAGTTGTACAGGCAGCCAAAGACACTATGGACACGCACGGTTTTGGGATGTCCAGCGTAAGGTTCATTTGTGGTACCCAGGACATACATAAGGATCTGGAGAAAAAAATAGCAGAATTTTACGGGACTGAAGACACCATTCTTTATGCCGCAGCTTTTGATGCAAATGGAGGTGTTTTTGAACCCCTGTTTTCTGCAGAAGACGCAATAATTTCTGATTCCCTCAATCACGCTTCAATTATAGATGGGGTAAGGCTTTGTAAAGCGGCCAGGTATCGTTTCGAAAACGGAAACATGGAAGACCTCGAGAATCAACTCAAAGCAGCAGATGAAAAAGGAGCAAGATTTAAAATAATCGTGACTGATGGGGTTTTCTCAATGGACGGCCTTCTGGCTCCTCTTGATAAAATTTGTGACCTGGCAGATAAGTACAATTCCATGGTCATGATAGATGAATGTCACGCGACAGGATTTATAGGAAAAAATGGAATTGGTACGCCCGAAGCAAAAGGAGTAATAGGAAGAGTTGACATAATTACCGGAACTCTTGGGAAAGCTCTTGGTGGAGCCATGGGTGGTTACACAACAGGAAAAAAGGAAATTATTGATCTCCTGCGCCAGCGTTCCCGCCCTTATTTATTTTCAAACTCTCTCGCTCCTGCAATTGTTGGTGCATCAATAAAAGTGTTTGACATGCTTAAAAACGATACTTCATTAAGAGATAAGCTGGAACAAAATACCAAATATTTCAAGAAGGAAATGAAAGCGGCTGGTTTTGATATAATCGACGGAGATTCAGCTATTGTTCCTGTAATGCTTTATGATGCACAACTTTCCCAGGATATGGCAGATAGATTACTGGAAGAAGGTATTTATGTGATTGGTTTCTTTTATCCCGTTGTACCAAAGGACAAAGCGCGAATTAGAGTGCAACTTTCCGCAGCCCATGAAAAAGAACACTTAGATAAGGCAGTTGCAGCTTTCAAAAAGGTAGGAAGGGAATTGAATGTTTTAACGAATTAG
- the rnhA gene encoding ribonuclease HI, with product MSSANVHIYTDGAARGNPGPGGFGIVMEWVGKPYKKEFSQGYKHTTNNRMELLAVIEALRKLKNPGTQVIVFTDSKYVVDAVMKGWLFGWEKKNFKGKKNEDLWREFLKEFRKHQVEFKWIRGHNNHPQNERCDTLAVEASKKTRLLIDSGFVEN from the coding sequence ATGAGTAGCGCCAACGTACATATTTATACAGATGGAGCTGCAAGAGGAAATCCTGGCCCAGGTGGTTTTGGTATAGTGATGGAATGGGTAGGCAAGCCTTACAAAAAAGAATTCTCCCAGGGTTACAAACACACAACGAACAACAGAATGGAATTACTGGCTGTGATTGAAGCTTTACGGAAGCTGAAAAATCCAGGAACGCAGGTAATAGTCTTTACAGATTCCAAGTATGTTGTTGATGCAGTTATGAAAGGCTGGCTTTTTGGATGGGAAAAGAAAAATTTTAAAGGGAAAAAAAATGAAGACCTGTGGCGGGAATTTTTAAAAGAATTCCGAAAGCACCAGGTGGAGTTTAAATGGATTCGCGGGCATAACAATCATCCACAAAATGAGCGGTGCGATACCCTTGCAGTTGAGGCTTCCAAAAAAACAAGATTACTTATAGATTCGGGTTTTGTAGAAAATTAA
- a CDS encoding exodeoxyribonuclease V subunit beta — protein sequence MDEFQDTSAMQWNNIIPLIDHALSSETQRDQTAGLTLVGDAKQSIYRFRGGKAEQFIDLYNGQSPFSIKEKVTNLPYNYRSAKEIVEFNNSFFSYISSKFNKPSYRELFENSGQQPKKETTGYINISFLETENAEHEMELHPAKVYEIIQNLEEQGTNKSDICVLTRTRKQSFAVANYLNDQGISIVSSESLLVANSPQVLFINDLLEFSINPDDRNLRWSILNYLVKELKVSEPHQLIVATLDQKEKYFFEWLNKFGITFKLQEIRELSLYEAAEYIIRSFSLIKSSDAYLQAYLDFIFEKSTKAAISVTTFLEYWDQYSEKLSIVAPKTNDAVQIMTIHTSKGLEFPVVIYPFANSRIKDISKEYLWLPLPEDLADIPVSYFKASKKMLDWGNYAAEAYQNLLDQTEFDAINILYVALTRASQQLYILSCYEFKNGQECEDKVSGLLIGYLKSQNKWSGEKTYEIGENLPVKGRGFFGKALHPQEFYSSPTQNQIVKIVTLSGKLWGSTQEEAINTVFLYTIFFLKLLLLKIFPKR from the coding sequence ATTGATGAATTTCAGGATACTTCGGCGATGCAATGGAATAATATTATTCCTTTAATTGATCACGCCCTTTCTTCGGAAACCCAAAGAGACCAAACAGCAGGCCTTACTCTTGTAGGAGACGCTAAACAATCCATCTACAGGTTTAGAGGAGGAAAAGCAGAACAATTTATAGATCTGTATAACGGCCAATCTCCCTTCAGCATAAAAGAAAAAGTTACGAACCTGCCCTACAATTACAGGAGTGCAAAGGAAATTGTAGAATTTAATAATTCATTTTTTAGTTATATTTCATCAAAGTTTAATAAACCTTCCTATCGCGAACTTTTTGAAAATAGCGGGCAACAGCCAAAAAAAGAAACTACAGGATATATTAATATTTCATTTCTGGAAACTGAAAATGCAGAGCACGAGATGGAACTGCATCCTGCAAAGGTTTACGAGATCATTCAAAACCTGGAGGAACAGGGAACAAACAAGAGTGACATTTGTGTTCTTACCAGGACCAGAAAACAAAGTTTTGCTGTAGCTAATTATCTAAATGACCAGGGAATTTCTATTGTATCATCAGAGTCGTTGTTGGTTGCAAATTCGCCTCAAGTACTTTTTATTAATGACCTCCTGGAATTCTCTATTAATCCTGATGATCGAAACCTACGATGGAGTATCCTGAATTATTTAGTAAAAGAACTTAAAGTTAGTGAACCGCACCAATTAATTGTAGCCACCCTGGATCAAAAGGAGAAGTACTTTTTTGAATGGTTGAATAAGTTTGGTATTACCTTTAAACTACAGGAGATAAGAGAGCTGTCTCTCTATGAAGCTGCTGAATATATTATACGAAGTTTTTCCCTAATTAAAAGTTCTGATGCTTATCTCCAGGCTTACCTGGATTTTATATTTGAAAAATCAACAAAAGCTGCCATAAGTGTAACTACCTTTTTGGAATACTGGGATCAATACAGTGAAAAACTTAGCATTGTTGCACCTAAAACAAATGATGCAGTACAAATAATGACTATTCACACCTCAAAGGGTCTTGAGTTTCCCGTAGTGATCTATCCTTTTGCAAATTCCAGGATAAAGGATATAAGTAAAGAATATTTGTGGTTGCCACTGCCAGAAGATCTTGCAGATATTCCTGTAAGTTACTTTAAGGCATCTAAAAAAATGTTGGATTGGGGGAATTATGCTGCTGAAGCCTATCAAAACCTCCTTGATCAAACCGAATTTGATGCGATTAACATTTTATATGTAGCCCTCACGAGAGCGTCTCAACAGTTATACATCCTCTCCTGTTATGAATTTAAGAATGGGCAGGAGTGTGAAGACAAGGTTTCAGGATTGCTAATTGGTTATTTAAAGTCACAAAATAAGTGGAGCGGGGAAAAAACATATGAAATTGGTGAAAACCTTCCTGTTAAGGGAAGAGGTTTCTTCGGTAAAGCCTTACATCCGCAGGAATTTTACTCCTCTCCTACCCAAAATCAAATTGTGAAAATTGTAACTCTCTCCGGAAAGTTATGGGGGTCTACACAGGAAGAAGCCATCAATACCGTATTCTTGTACACGATATTCTTTCTGAAATTACTACTGCTGAAGATATTCCCGAAGCGATAA
- a CDS encoding superoxide dismutase, producing MAFELPKLKYSFDALEPHIDAKTMEVHHDKHHAGYTSKLNAAIEGTDNEGKTIENILRNLDKSNSAVRNNGGGYYNHNLFWEIMSPDGGGQPEGELAQAINSAFGSFEAFKDKFASAAAGQFGSGWAWLCVQEGGKVEICSTANQDNPLMPHVDCEGTPILGLDVWEHAYYLKYQNKRPEYIDAFFNVINWKEVSSRYAQNK from the coding sequence ATGGCTTTTGAGTTACCAAAATTAAAATATTCATTTGATGCATTAGAACCACATATTGATGCAAAAACAATGGAAGTTCACCACGACAAACATCACGCAGGATATACCTCAAAATTGAATGCAGCTATTGAAGGAACCGATAATGAAGGAAAGACAATTGAGAACATCCTTAGAAATTTGGACAAATCAAATTCTGCTGTAAGAAACAATGGAGGTGGATATTATAACCACAACCTATTTTGGGAAATTATGTCTCCTGATGGTGGAGGACAGCCGGAAGGGGAACTGGCTCAGGCAATAAATAGTGCTTTCGGTTCATTTGAAGCTTTTAAAGATAAATTTGCGAGTGCAGCTGCCGGGCAATTTGGATCGGGTTGGGCATGGCTATGTGTTCAGGAAGGTGGAAAAGTAGAAATTTGTTCTACAGCCAACCAGGATAACCCTCTTATGCCACACGTAGATTGTGAGGGTACACCAATTCTTGGGCTTGATGTTTGGGAACACGCTTACTATCTTAAATATCAAAATAAGCGTCCCGAATATATAGATGCATTTTTTAATGTGATCAATTGGAAAGAAGTTTCCAGCCGATACGCGCAGAACAAATAG
- the purN gene encoding phosphoribosylglycinamide formyltransferase translates to MKPTQNTSPGKIVIFASGSGTNAENIIRYFQNSEIARVSAVFSNNRSAKVLKRAHDLNVTALHFDREAFYETNEVLNVLKDLKPDLIVLAGFLWLFPSKILKKFPNRVINIHPALLPKYGGKGMFGDAVHKAVIEQKEIETGITIHYVNENYDEGAVIFQATTPVTPNMTAAEVAENIHQLEYQHFPQVIENLLQKRNNE, encoded by the coding sequence TTGAAGCCAACACAAAATACGTCCCCGGGCAAAATAGTAATCTTTGCATCGGGCTCGGGAACTAATGCAGAAAATATTATACGATACTTCCAAAATTCTGAAATCGCAAGAGTCTCGGCAGTTTTTTCCAATAACAGATCAGCAAAAGTTTTGAAAAGAGCTCATGATCTTAATGTTACAGCCCTACATTTTGACCGCGAAGCATTTTATGAAACTAATGAGGTTCTCAATGTATTAAAAGATCTTAAGCCTGATCTTATTGTTCTTGCAGGTTTCCTTTGGCTTTTCCCTTCAAAGATCCTAAAGAAGTTTCCCAACCGGGTGATAAATATTCATCCTGCCCTCCTTCCTAAATATGGTGGAAAAGGCATGTTTGGAGATGCCGTACACAAGGCTGTTATTGAACAGAAAGAAATAGAAACAGGAATTACGATACACTACGTAAATGAAAATTATGATGAAGGGGCAGTTATTTTCCAGGCCACCACTCCTGTTACTCCAAATATGACAGCTGCTGAAGTTGCTGAAAACATACACCAGTTAGAGTATCAACATTTCCCTCAGGTCATCGAAAATCTTCTGCAAAAAAGAAATAATGAGTAG
- a CDS encoding alpha/beta fold hydrolase, with the protein MDTKVSRIGEPGKRWAEYFAEKGYFFVKFNFSHNGTTTEKPTEFLDIEAFGENNYIKELDDFQTVIDWLLLPDFEFAQHLDVSNICLVGHSRGGGIALIKASEDKRVTRLITLSAVSDFGSRFPGEEEIEKWQEKGVTYITNTRTGQQLPHHFQFYTNYKENEERLDISRAAKSLEIPHLIVHGSNDTTVPISDSGQLFEWSPYPDLLLVESADHVYDVSHPWKGQELPVSFTYVLEQMLEFLKKDQAQLKQQTN; encoded by the coding sequence ATGGATACAAAGGTTTCAAGGATTGGGGAGCCTGGGAAGAGATGGGCAGAATATTTTGCTGAAAAAGGCTATTTCTTTGTGAAATTTAATTTCTCCCACAATGGAACAACTACAGAGAAACCTACAGAATTTTTAGATATAGAAGCATTTGGAGAAAATAACTATATCAAAGAACTTGATGATTTCCAAACAGTTATTGATTGGCTTCTATTACCCGATTTCGAATTCGCTCAGCATCTGGATGTTTCCAATATTTGCCTGGTGGGCCACTCCCGGGGTGGAGGAATCGCTTTGATAAAAGCATCAGAAGATAAAAGAGTTACAAGACTTATTACCCTCTCGGCAGTTAGCGACTTTGGCTCAAGATTTCCCGGGGAAGAAGAAATAGAAAAATGGCAGGAAAAAGGCGTAACTTATATTACAAATACCCGTACCGGGCAACAGCTGCCTCACCATTTTCAATTCTATACCAATTATAAGGAAAATGAGGAGCGCCTTGATATCTCCCGGGCTGCAAAAAGTTTAGAAATACCGCATCTTATTGTTCACGGGAGCAATGATACAACTGTACCAATAAGTGATTCGGGCCAATTGTTTGAATGGAGTCCCTATCCCGATCTTTTACTGGTAGAAAGTGCAGACCATGTATATGATGTTTCACATCCCTGGAAGGGGCAGGAATTACCTGTGTCTTTTACTTATGTCCTGGAACAAATGCTCGAATTTTTAAAGAAAGATCAGGCTCAGTTAAAACAACAAACCAATTAA
- a CDS encoding UvrD-helicase domain-containing protein, giving the protein MEIKNSYKIYNASAGSGKTYTLVKDYLILLLQSNQPDAYRNILAITFTNKAVAEMKTRVISALHSLSLEDVPGDLKNLMADLVLETGYPEEKVKEKSRMVLKSILHNYASFDISTIDRFTHKVIRTFAKDLGLPVNFEVEMNTLQILEEAVDRLINRAGDDNQLTKILVNFTLSKTDDDKSWDIAKDLFNFSKILLHENHIPYVSHLKNKSLQDYKDFSEKIKTAIAASEEGIAKISEDFFRIVESEALKKSSFNRGYVYEYFSKLDQKNYKVTFGLKWQETLEEDNLYSAKVPQIEKEALDRNQQEIALLFKTSKAAVLRREFLKELNANLIPLSLLGEIANEMQEIKKERALILISDFNPTIAAEVKDQLSSVYLRKTGRTLSQLFY; this is encoded by the coding sequence TTGGAAATCAAAAATTCCTATAAAATTTACAATGCTTCCGCAGGATCTGGTAAAACTTATACTCTTGTAAAAGATTACCTTATTTTATTATTGCAAAGCAATCAACCAGACGCTTATCGTAACATCCTCGCCATCACTTTTACAAATAAAGCCGTGGCAGAAATGAAAACCCGGGTAATTTCGGCACTTCATTCCCTGTCCCTGGAAGACGTGCCCGGGGATCTAAAAAATCTAATGGCCGATCTTGTTTTAGAAACGGGTTATCCTGAGGAAAAAGTAAAAGAAAAATCCCGAATGGTCCTAAAGAGCATTCTGCACAATTATGCCTCTTTTGACATTTCAACTATTGACCGCTTTACACATAAGGTTATTAGGACTTTTGCAAAGGATCTGGGACTTCCTGTGAATTTTGAAGTGGAGATGAATACCCTACAAATCCTCGAGGAGGCAGTGGACAGGTTGATTAATCGCGCAGGAGATGACAACCAACTTACAAAGATCCTGGTGAATTTTACTTTATCCAAGACCGATGATGACAAGAGCTGGGATATTGCAAAAGATCTTTTTAACTTTTCAAAGATCCTTTTACACGAGAACCACATCCCCTACGTTTCTCACCTAAAAAATAAAAGCCTTCAGGATTATAAGGATTTTTCTGAAAAAATTAAAACTGCCATTGCAGCTTCTGAAGAAGGAATAGCGAAGATTTCAGAAGATTTCTTCAGAATTGTAGAATCTGAAGCTCTTAAAAAGTCCAGTTTTAACAGAGGTTATGTTTATGAGTATTTCAGCAAGCTGGATCAAAAAAACTACAAAGTGACTTTTGGTTTAAAATGGCAGGAAACTTTGGAAGAGGATAATTTATATTCTGCAAAGGTGCCGCAGATCGAAAAAGAGGCTCTGGATAGAAATCAGCAGGAAATTGCATTATTGTTTAAAACTTCAAAAGCTGCAGTATTAAGAAGAGAATTTCTTAAGGAACTTAACGCTAATCTCATACCACTTTCACTACTGGGCGAAATAGCAAACGAAATGCAGGAAATTAAAAAAGAGCGGGCGCTCATCCTGATTTCAGATTTTAACCCGACCATTGCCGCTGAAGTAAAGGATCAGCTTAGCTCCGTTTATTTACGAAAGACTGGGAGAACGCTATCGCAATTATTTTATTGA
- a CDS encoding PD-(D/E)XK nuclease family protein — translation MELISTGYKASKDIEILGIPKSIGQAKYVGEILESLTPKELQSAALVLGEESLLLPILNSIPPGVPAVNITMGYPLKYSPFSYLFEKLLEFYKAEESKFYYKDVISVLSNPVIQRITEDRCKDVISTIKKENILYLDQSQISGLFNDPAPDIVNYIFPKTKPGPPEAIQKMESIIEELKRGLDEADDALNLEFLSKYHQITEQLKELVLSYPHIKSISSLLHFYRELSSQQTLDFQGNSFEGLQLMGMLESRVLDFDTVILTSVDEGILPAGKSNNSFIPYELKKTFGLPTYKEKDAVYTYHFYHLLQRAKKIFLLHNTDTESQMGGEKSRFLIQMELEKQPLHQVTTKIITPEVKKVSSQLQEVQKTPAILERIKELASNGFSPSALTTYIRNPLDFYLQYILKIRDKDEVEETVAYNTLGTVVHKTLETFYKPLKNQVLTEKNIQEFRKRATAEVKHQFELEYSKVPLTKGKNLLIFEVARRYVTNFLKLESKFLLEGKRIEIKEIEANLTSQLSIPELDFPVKIRGNVDRVDLYDDVLRIIDYKTGKVTQPQLEICEWDELTTNYDKYSKPFQVLMYATMLLENNRATGTVEAGVISFKNLKEGFLKFGEKESSRARKKNCSIEAETLENFKVQLKNLILEICDPKIPFLEKEIKKAHGNY, via the coding sequence ATGGAGCTCATCTCTACAGGCTACAAGGCTTCCAAAGACATTGAAATTTTAGGAATACCAAAGAGTATAGGACAGGCAAAATACGTAGGAGAAATATTAGAATCTCTTACTCCCAAAGAACTACAATCAGCAGCCCTGGTCTTAGGTGAAGAATCTTTATTGCTCCCTATCCTCAACTCAATCCCTCCCGGTGTTCCTGCTGTGAATATTACAATGGGTTATCCTCTAAAGTATAGCCCGTTTTCCTATTTGTTTGAAAAGCTGCTGGAATTTTATAAAGCTGAAGAAAGTAAATTCTATTACAAGGATGTTATAAGCGTCCTCAGCAATCCGGTGATCCAGAGAATTACTGAAGACCGATGCAAAGACGTTATTTCCACTATAAAAAAAGAGAACATCCTTTATCTCGATCAAAGCCAGATAAGTGGGTTATTTAATGACCCGGCACCGGATATTGTAAATTATATTTTTCCTAAAACAAAGCCTGGTCCTCCTGAGGCCATCCAAAAGATGGAATCAATTATCGAGGAACTAAAGAGAGGACTTGATGAAGCTGATGATGCTTTAAATCTTGAGTTCTTATCCAAATATCACCAAATTACAGAGCAGCTAAAAGAACTGGTTCTTTCTTACCCTCATATTAAGTCTATTTCCTCTCTCCTCCACTTCTACAGGGAATTGAGTAGCCAGCAAACTTTAGACTTTCAGGGAAATTCTTTTGAAGGATTACAACTAATGGGAATGCTGGAATCCAGAGTTCTGGATTTTGACACCGTTATTTTAACTTCTGTAGATGAAGGAATACTTCCGGCAGGAAAAAGCAACAATTCTTTTATTCCTTATGAACTAAAGAAAACTTTTGGACTACCAACCTATAAAGAAAAGGACGCTGTCTATACTTACCATTTCTACCACCTGTTGCAGAGGGCAAAGAAAATTTTTCTACTGCACAATACAGATACAGAAAGCCAAATGGGAGGAGAAAAAAGTAGATTTCTTATCCAGATGGAACTTGAAAAACAACCTCTGCACCAAGTTACTACAAAAATTATTACTCCTGAAGTAAAAAAAGTTTCCTCTCAACTCCAGGAAGTACAAAAAACTCCTGCTATCCTTGAGAGAATTAAGGAGTTGGCAAGTAATGGTTTTTCACCTTCAGCATTAACAACATACATAAGGAACCCTCTGGATTTTTATTTACAGTACATCCTCAAGATCCGGGATAAAGATGAAGTTGAGGAAACTGTAGCGTACAATACACTTGGAACTGTGGTACATAAAACGCTGGAAACCTTTTACAAACCTCTAAAAAATCAGGTATTAACTGAAAAAAATATTCAGGAGTTCAGGAAAAGAGCCACAGCTGAGGTCAAACACCAATTTGAACTGGAGTACAGCAAAGTTCCTCTTACAAAAGGCAAAAACCTCCTCATTTTTGAAGTAGCAAGACGGTATGTCACCAATTTTCTTAAGCTGGAAAGCAAATTCCTTCTGGAGGGAAAAAGAATTGAGATAAAAGAAATCGAAGCTAATCTCACTTCACAACTTTCTATTCCCGAACTGGATTTTCCTGTGAAGATTAGAGGAAATGTAGACAGGGTTGATCTTTATGATGACGTGCTCCGCATTATAGATTATAAAACAGGCAAGGTAACTCAGCCCCAACTCGAAATATGTGAATGGGACGAGTTGACTACAAATTATGATAAGTACTCCAAGCCTTTCCAGGTGCTTATGTATGCTACCATGTTATTGGAAAATAACCGCGCAACGGGCACTGTGGAAGCGGGGGTTATTTCTTTTAAAAATCTCAAAGAAGGTTTCCTTAAGTTTGGGGAAAAAGAGAGCAGCAGGGCACGCAAGAAGAATTGCTCGATAGAGGCGGAAACATTGGAAAACTTTAAAGTACAGTTAAAAAACCTCATCCTGGAGATATGTGATCCTAAAATTCCGTTTCTTGAAAAAGAAATTAAAAAGGCTCATGGAAATTACTAA